The Paramisgurnus dabryanus chromosome 3, PD_genome_1.1, whole genome shotgun sequence genome includes a window with the following:
- the LOC135767526 gene encoding uncharacterized protein: MSQMDLLVTNVAELLTAAVQEVLQLMGQAVSEYQKEAARTQLENQKLQMKLKELQVQTALVSDDTHSREHLDTEDLIYHGESSVVEKEQSDSLSDRMSFIEENSSPVHLKLVLEDLPVEDHCHSLHRTCANSLKKQRLSQLRSSSPRSPNLSSPGINEVTCNPEKPLHITSSNIKVESKPELLGCSYTEETTGNVTTDASAFSILETSLFNESNQLPVSTSVVSHNQTHKLINSTSGLSEHILRSRIENTVDVHNPLAVSGRRENSHSCHVCGKTFANSSSLGAHFVCHSNERPFVCKCCNFRFSRLADLKKHERIHTGERPYKCSLCGRKFNRTENLKRHLRKIHYGAVI, encoded by the exons ATGTCACAAATGGACCTCCTTGTCACAAATGTAGCAGAGCTCCTTACTGCTGCAGTACAGGAAGTGTTGCAGCTCATGGGTCAGGCTGTATCAGAATATCAGAAGGAAGCTGCCAGAACACAGCTGGAGAATCAAAAGCTTCAGATGAAGCTAAAAGAACTTCAAGTGCAGACAGCACTGGTTTCAG ATGACACTCATTCACGGGAGCATCTTGACACAGAAGACCTCATTTATCATGGAGAATCGTCTGTGGTAGAGAAAGAGCAGTCTGACAGCTTGAGTGACAGGATGTCATTTATAGAGGAGAATTCATCTCCTGTCCATCTAAAGCTAGTTTTAGAAGACCTTCCTGTAGAGGACCACTGTCATTCTTTGCACAGAACCTGTGCCAATTCTTTAAAAAAGCAAAGACTTTCACAGTTACGGAGTAGTTCTCCGAGATCCCCAAACCTTTCATCACCTGGCATCAATGAAGTGACCTGCAACCCTGAGAAACCATTACACATAACTTCAAGCAACATCAAAGTGGAATCAAAACCAGAGCTTCTGGGTTGTTCATATACAGAAGAGACAACAGGCAATGTGACAACAGATGCTTCTGCTTTTAGCATTCTTGAAACTTCTTTATTTAATGAAAGCAACCAGCTGCCTGTCTCTACCAGTGTGGTTTCCCATAATCAAACACATAAATTGATAAATTCAACCTCTGGCCTTTCTGAACACATACTTCGGTCGCGAATAGAGAATACAGTGGATGTACACAATCCTCTTGCTGTCAGTGGCAGGAGGGAAAATTCACACAGCTGCCACGTGTGCGGAAAGACGTTCGCAAATTCCTCCAGTCTCGGAGCTCACTTTGTGTGCCATTCGAACGAGAGACCTTTTGTTTGCAAGTGCTGTAACTTTAGGTTCAGTCGTTTAGCCGACCTGAAAAAGCATGAgcgaattcatacaggtgaaagacCATACAAATGTTCTCTCTGTGGACGGAAATTCAACCGAACGGAGAATCTCAAGAGACACTTAAGGAAGATTCATTATGGTGCGGTGATATAA